In a genomic window of Phyllostomus discolor isolate MPI-MPIP mPhyDis1 chromosome 5, mPhyDis1.pri.v3, whole genome shotgun sequence:
- the CALHM2 gene encoding calcium homeostasis modulator protein 2, protein MAALIAENFRFLSLFFKSKDVMIFNGLVALGTVGSQELFSVVAFHCPCSPARNYLYGLTAIGVPALALFLIGVILNNHTWNLVTECQYRRTKNCSAAANFLLLSSILGRAAVAPVTWSVISLLRGEAYVCALSEFVDPSSLTAGEGFPPAHATEILARFPCGEGPANLSGFREEVTRRLKYESQLFGWLLIGVVAILVFLTKCLKHYCSPLSYRQEAYWEQYRNNEDQLFQRTAEVHARVLAANNVRRFFGFVALSKEDEELTAKFPVEGTQPRPQWNAITGVYLYREKQGLPLYSRLHKWAQGLPGNGTAPDNMEMALLVS, encoded by the exons ATGGCAGCCCTGATCGCCGAGAACTTCCGCTTTCTATCGCTCTTCTTCAAAAGCAAGGACGTCATGATTTTCAATGGGCTGGTGGCACTGGGCACAGTGGGCAGCCAGGAGCTGTTCTCTGTGGTGGCTTTCCACTGCCCTTGCTCACCAGCCAGGAACTACCTGTACGGGTTGACGGCCATTGGCGTGCCTGCCCTCGCACTCTTCCTCATCGGCGTCATCCTCAACAACCACACCTGGAACCTAGTCACCGAGTGCCAGTACCGGAGAACCAAGAACTGCTCGGCCGCCGCCAACTTCCTCCTTCTAAGTTCCATCCTGGGCCGCGCGGCCGTGGCCCCAGTCACCTGGTCTGTCATCTCCCTGCTGCGCGGCGAGGCCTACGTCTGTGCTCTCAGTGAGTTTGTGGACCCCTCCTCACTCACGGCTGGAGAAGGCTTCCCACCAGCCCACGCCACAGAAATCCTGGCCAGGTTCCCTTGCGGGGAGGGCCCCGCCAACCTGTCGGGCTTCCGGGAGGAGGTCACTCGCAGGCTCAAGTATGAGTCCCAG cTCTTTGGGTGGCTGCTCATCGGCGTGGTGGCCATCCTGGTGTTCCTGACCAAGTGCCTCAAGCATTACTGCTCGCCGCTCAGCTACCGCCAGGAGGCCTACTGGGAGCAGTACCGCAACAATGAGGACCAGCTCTTCCAGCGCACCGCCGAGGTGCACGCACGGGTGCTGGCCGCCAACAACGTGCGCCGCTTCTTCGGCTTCGTGGCGCTCAGCAAGGAGGATGAGGAGCTGACGGCCAAGTTCCCCGTGGAAGGCACGCAGCCGCGGCCGCAGTGGAACGCCATCACGGGCGTCTATCTGTACCGCGAGAAGCAGGGCCTGCCGCTCTACAGCCGCCTGCACAAGTGGGCCCAGGGTCTGCCGGGCAACGGCACAGCCCCGGACAACATGGAGATGGCCCTGCTCGTCTCCTAA